One region of Bacteroidota bacterium genomic DNA includes:
- a CDS encoding peptidylprolyl isomerase, whose product MKLIKFFLFPVILLSIYFPINSYAQQEGDRILAVVGNEIILESDLQYQLSLYARQNKLTQIPPSLAQEIFNSLITDKIILAKAQQDSIEVTDDEVTKELDNRIKNLIDQVGSQQRLEEIYEMSIVKIRMLLKEDLKKRMMTEKLKRQKFGSGVKATDREVREFYKTYQDSLPKAPEEFEIAHIFLNRKVSDAEKNYAKEKAKQILDSLKKGADFSDLARRNSDDSLSAITGGNLGYVKKGSFVKPFEEAVLVMQPGEVSDLVETQFGYHIIKLVDKKVDGFTSQHILVKFPKFESSDLETISFLKDLKDKIIAGKITFEDAAKEYSQDDNTKNKGGYIGVLSIDQLDSTVISRINETPINGITDPARMTTNGTDYGYEIIKVIAKTPEHSLTIEGDYDKVKKLADQYKEGKELEKWISDMRESIYIDTRF is encoded by the coding sequence TTGAAACTTATAAAATTTTTCTTATTCCCTGTAATTCTATTGAGCATTTACTTCCCTATCAACTCTTATGCTCAGCAGGAAGGCGATAGAATATTGGCCGTAGTCGGCAATGAAATTATACTTGAATCCGATTTGCAATATCAGCTCTCATTATACGCCAGACAGAACAAACTTACACAAATTCCTCCTTCATTAGCGCAGGAAATTTTCAACAGCCTTATTACAGATAAAATTATACTTGCTAAAGCCCAGCAAGATAGTATTGAAGTGACCGATGATGAGGTTACCAAAGAACTGGATAACAGGATAAAGAATCTTATTGACCAGGTGGGCTCTCAGCAGAGGCTTGAAGAAATTTATGAGATGTCAATTGTAAAGATCAGAATGCTATTGAAAGAAGATTTGAAGAAAAGAATGATGACGGAAAAACTCAAACGCCAGAAATTTGGCAGCGGAGTAAAAGCAACTGATAGAGAAGTAAGAGAGTTTTACAAAACATATCAGGATAGTCTTCCAAAAGCTCCTGAAGAATTTGAAATAGCACATATATTTCTTAATAGAAAAGTGAGCGATGCAGAAAAGAATTATGCAAAGGAAAAAGCAAAACAGATTCTTGACAGCTTAAAGAAAGGTGCAGATTTTTCAGACCTGGCAAGAAGAAATTCTGATGACTCACTCTCTGCAATTACAGGCGGTAACTTAGGCTACGTAAAAAAAGGAAGTTTTGTGAAACCGTTTGAAGAAGCAGTATTGGTCATGCAGCCGGGGGAAGTTTCAGATTTAGTAGAGACACAATTCGGCTATCACATAATCAAACTGGTTGATAAAAAAGTTGACGGTTTTACTTCACAGCATATTTTAGTAAAGTTTCCAAAGTTTGAATCTTCAGATCTTGAAACTATTTCGTTCTTAAAAGATTTAAAAGATAAAATTATTGCAGGCAAAATAACTTTTGAGGATGCTGCAAAAGAATACTCGCAGGATGATAATACGAAGAATAAGGGCGGATACATTGGAGTCCTTTCAATAGACCAGTTAGACAGCACAGTTATTTCCAGAATAAATGAAACTCCGATAAACGGAATAACTGACCCCGCTAGAATGACAACAAACGGAACTGACTACGGATACGAAATTATAAAAGTGATTGCAAAAACCCCTGAGCATAGTCTTACTATCGAAGGCGACTATGATAAGGTAAAAAAACTTGCTGACCAGTATAAAGAAGGCAAAGAGCTTGAAAAATGGATAAGCGATATGCGCGAATCAATTTATATAGATACACGATTTTAA
- a CDS encoding peptidylprolyl isomerase encodes MTKNSYTFKFLTFLLLSSVTMIVACSSMKKKQVVAEIGNEKIYLYEYEKQFLKSNPNLDSAKSKSLQDRKDFLDLLIKFRLKVKDARDRGLLQSADIQNDINEYKKNFLSAFLIDKKIVEPHIKDLYDMKKYEVRASHILINLPQTANPEDSIKAYKKANDAMADLKAGVDFITVAKKYSEDFTVQQNNGDLYYFTAGMTVPEFENEVYSLKVGEHSKKPVRTMYGLHIVKLTDKRPRFESIRASHILIQDTKDSLGKTIDSIGTYNKAKSILDRIKNGEDFAKLATEFSQDPGSAPKGGDLGFFDRRRMVQSFDSAAFLLKPGQISGLVRTPFGWHIIKMTDVKEYQSFDKQKDNLKQEYKKGKAFKDEYAKYIETSKKSLDFKLNGDAFSYLKSKFDSTKTIGNYNFDSLFSKSDREKVLATFKDGNIKVEDLINYYNRNRDLANSFANSENIKKLLDGACELPLLNAIALKDKIEKDPDYVELLTEYENGLLSFKIDQEELWSKIKITNEDMMKYYENNKAKYQFTENNETKIRPFDDVKAEISNTLQQEKFKEMETEYVNKLRQKYPVKINDKVLMEAFKD; translated from the coding sequence TGAATACGAAAAGCAATTCTTAAAATCAAATCCAAATTTAGATTCTGCAAAGAGCAAATCACTTCAGGATAGAAAAGATTTTCTTGATTTATTAATAAAGTTCAGACTTAAAGTAAAAGACGCAAGAGACAGAGGACTTCTTCAATCAGCAGATATTCAAAATGATATCAATGAATATAAGAAAAATTTTCTTTCAGCTTTTTTAATTGATAAGAAAATCGTTGAGCCTCACATAAAAGATTTATATGATATGAAGAAATATGAAGTAAGAGCTTCACATATCTTAATAAATCTTCCTCAGACAGCAAATCCTGAAGACTCAATTAAAGCTTACAAAAAAGCGAACGATGCCATGGCTGATTTAAAAGCCGGTGTTGACTTCATAACTGTAGCTAAAAAATACTCCGAAGATTTTACTGTTCAGCAAAACAACGGTGACCTGTACTACTTCACTGCAGGGATGACAGTACCGGAATTTGAAAATGAAGTTTATTCTTTAAAAGTCGGTGAGCATTCCAAAAAACCTGTAAGAACAATGTACGGACTTCACATTGTTAAGCTTACAGATAAAAGACCAAGATTTGAATCAATAAGAGCATCACATATTTTAATTCAGGATACTAAAGACAGCTTAGGAAAAACAATAGACTCAATCGGCACATATAATAAAGCTAAATCTATTCTTGATAGAATTAAAAACGGAGAAGATTTTGCAAAACTTGCAACTGAATTCTCACAGGACCCGGGTTCTGCCCCTAAAGGCGGTGACTTAGGATTCTTTGACAGAAGAAGAATGGTTCAATCATTTGATAGCGCTGCTTTTCTTTTAAAACCGGGACAAATATCCGGACTTGTCAGAACTCCTTTCGGTTGGCATATAATTAAGATGACAGATGTAAAAGAGTACCAGTCTTTTGATAAACAAAAAGACAACCTGAAGCAGGAATATAAAAAAGGCAAAGCGTTTAAAGATGAATATGCAAAGTATATTGAGACCTCAAAGAAAAGTCTTGATTTTAAACTCAATGGCGATGCATTCAGCTATTTAAAATCAAAATTTGATTCCACAAAAACAATCGGCAACTATAATTTCGACAGCTTGTTCTCAAAATCTGACAGGGAGAAAGTATTAGCAACATTCAAAGACGGAAATATAAAAGTAGAAGACCTGATTAATTATTATAACAGAAACAGAGACCTTGCAAACAGTTTTGCAAATTCTGAAAATATAAAAAAATTGTTAGACGGCGCCTGTGAACTTCCATTATTAAATGCAATTGCGCTTAAAGATAAGATTGAAAAAGATCCTGACTATGTAGAGTTATTAACCGAATACGAAAACGGACTGTTAAGCTTTAAAATTGACCAGGAAGAATTATGGAGCAAGATTAAAATCACAAATGAAGATATGATGAAGTATTATGAAAATAATAAGGCAAAGTATCAGTTCACTGAAAACAATGAAACGAAAATCAGACCTTTCGACGATGTAAAAGCTGAAATATCGAATACATTGCAGCAGGAGAAATTCAAAGAAATGGAAACAGAATACGTGAATAAGCTTCGTCAGAAATATCCTGTAAAGATTAACGACAAAGTTCTGATGGAAGCATTCAAAGATTAG